Below is a window of Salvelinus fontinalis isolate EN_2023a chromosome 31, ASM2944872v1, whole genome shotgun sequence DNA.
TCAATACCAAAAGGTTTGAAGAACGCAAAAAAAGTTTGCCCAGTAacggaaaggttgctggttctaATCCCCGAGCCGACCTAAGTGATAATTCTGACAATGTgctcttgaacaaggcacttgACTCTAGTTGCTCcagtaaatcgctctggataagagcctctgctaaatgactaaaatgttgttttttttaaataaaaaaaatgcccTTTTGGTCCTGTGTATAACAGAGATGATTGTGGTGTGTTTCCTTACAGTGATGCCAGTGCTGTGGTTCCCGAACGCTGTGTCTTTGGGTTCATGCTGAGCATCTCTTCCTTTTTAGGTAAAACAAAATGGACACACCATATCAGGTATAATAGTTAAGTGGTCCCAAAATCAAAGGGGAATGCAAACTCCTTTCACTAGAATTTAGTGGCTGAAAATATTAAGTGGGTGACAGTTTGCAGGACGAATACGTCTCCTTTGTGACCTAGTTCAACACGCCGCACAAACACTGACTTGATTGTATTCCAGGTTCAACATTTCCGGGGAATTGTCATGGTGGAGAAAGTGTGCCTTTGAATGTCAGCCAATCAAATGACTGCTACATACAAATCTAGTTTCATGGATGTTATTTGTGAAGCATAAAGTATGTGTTGGCCCTGTCAGACCTAGCAGGGGATTGTGGACAAATTAGTGTGATCTATGTGGCTTCGTTGTTAAGTGGGGATTTTTGTCAGTGGTTCACACATGAAAGACCAAGTAAGAATCACTtaagttcatattctgttaactccTACCAAAATAATGTTGAATCATCCTCTGGTCGTAATTGTGGTCAAaattaaattgtaaaaaaaataaaactccACCTCAAACAGACAGTTTAAAAAAACGCTTGCCATTTCCtcatgagctggccaatcagtggACTACTCGCATACATTTTATTCATGACTcttatacgcccacaccattccaacacaaaATCTGCTTTTGAACATACTTAGATGACGGTGTTGAAATCGCTCCGttatttcctggttgcaaaaaatGTAGTTTGTGACAAAGCAAGCAAGTAGTGTagaaatcattgtaccatctaaaacgCTGGTGTACAAAGCCAAAAGTAAATTAcgcaaaaacgaaacttaagaacgggaagcatagaaatagcgcacacaACATATCTattgcttcttagacttgctttcaattaaTGAGATCTATAACACGTGAATTTGTCAGGTCACCCAAAAAAGttacttatttcagctttaattgcCATTTTTGGGAAGGAAAACTTTCACTCATTGTAATTGGTAATATTTTAtcaatctggaaacactggacagttactttaaaacaCACTTCCCATTACTCTTGTGTCCATCCCTCTATATGTGGTTGACCCTGCAGGTGTAGCCACTGTCTATGTGCGATAcaagcaggtccaggctctggcaCTAGGGGGCGAGCTTAAACTGCATCGACTTAACTGTGCTGGCATGGTCCTGGGTATCATGAGCTCAGTGGGCATGTGCGTCGTCGCCAACTTCCAGGTACATACAGCATTGCCTACCCCACTTTTCCATTATAACTATATTCTTATATAAATACCCAATTCCAAATCAACCCCTACCCCTATAAGCAATAATTTTgccatattgcttacacctatcaaACCCTCTCAGATCTAGCATAGGGGGTAAGGACTGGGTCGATTTGGAATTGGACGAAAGATCCAGCTGTCAGTGTTgagaaggaacacacacacatttcagtgTTCTCAACTCTTCACTGTTCTCCGAATGATGATGGGCATATCACCTTtgccctccccctctttctttctcaccTCTTGAGTCAAAGACACTGGATTTTCTTCCTTCTGGAAAGTGTGAAAGCTTGGGTCGGGTTTGAAATCCATTACCACCTCTGCCCTTTTGCAGAAAACTACCATCATGTCAGTGCACCTGCTGGGGGCGGGGCTGACCTTTGGCTGTGGGGCGCTCTACATCCTGGTTCAGACGGGGGTGTCATACCACATGCAGCCTCGCTTCCACGGCCGAGACATCCTGTGGGCTCGCACTGCCGTGGCGCTGTGGACAATGGCCAGCGTCATCATCTGTATCCTTCACCATACTAGTCTGACTCTAGAGCACACACAGAGCTACAAAGTAAAGTTGCAGACATTGACACATTAGAAGGGGATACAACAGTGGAGAACTGAATGGATTTCCGTTGAAAACAACCGTGAGAAAGCATTGCATTTTGGGGACACTTGGACTACCTGTAGGACCAGTTTCCTGGGCTCAAATTAAGTCtactcctggactaaaaagcatgctcaTTGGTTTGGGGAAACCGACTCAGTCCTAGTTTAAAATCTGATACTGTATTGAAGTGTTATGTCGGTCCCTCAATAATATGACTACATCTTCCACTGCTGCAGTTCTAGCCCTTGACCCTTTTGCCCTCTCTCAGCGTTTGTGTCGTCAGCCATTCTGTATGATGACCTACCAGGCGTGGACGTGGACAGAAAAATACACTGGAGATCAGAAGAAACGGTGGGCAAACATCAGGGTCCTCTACACTGTGATCCTACTAAATATTATACGATTGGAAATAGTGGCTACTAGTTTGTTCTATGTAGAGATTGTACTTGGATGCTGCTGGACAACAATGTGAAGTATGTACAAATACATATGAAGCACATAGGAATGCTACTTCCTACTAAAATACTAGAACATGGAGATCCTT
It encodes the following:
- the LOC129830208 gene encoding DNA damage-regulated autophagy modulator protein 2; this translates as MWWFQRGVCVLPAALVTWSLVTFVVSYVTAVLLGHVDLLVPYISDASAVVPERCVFGFMLSISSFLGVATVYVRYKQVQALALGGELKLHRLNCAGMVLGIMSSVGMCVVANFQKTTIMSVHLLGAGLTFGCGALYILVQTGVSYHMQPRFHGRDILWARTAVALWTMASVIISFVSSAILYDDLPGVDVDRKIHWRSEETGYTAHLVSAVAEWCLAFSFICFFLTYIRDFQKIQLRVQVVMQSNHLYDYAHYGVREHAHHGEHSPLLAGSI